A stretch of the Chlorobiota bacterium genome encodes the following:
- a CDS encoding DUF1801 domain-containing protein, which yields MTEVEKYIQQFEPEVQERLNALRKAFFEVIPNTEESIRYNMPAFKVGKHFLYFAAYKNYIGFYPVYGLLEIENKVSEYRAKNTKASLHFKHDKPLPIELIKNIIKQKLKL from the coding sequence ATGACAGAAGTTGAAAAATATATACAGCAATTTGAACCTGAAGTTCAAGAAAGATTAAATGCTTTACGAAAAGCATTTTTTGAAGTGATTCCTAACACAGAAGAAAGTATTCGTTATAATATGCCGGCTTTTAAAGTTGGAAAGCATTTTCTTTATTTTGCTGCATACAAAAATTACATTGGTTTTTATCCAGTTTACGGCTTACTAGAAATAGAAAATAAAGTTTCTGAATACAGAGCGAAAAACACAAAAGCGAGTTTGCATTTTAAACATGACAAACCTTTACCAATTGAATTGATTAAAAACATAATAAAACAAAAATTAAAACTTTAA
- a CDS encoding DUF2200 domain-containing protein has translation MQITPEHIERITKMTFASVYPLYVNKVERKGRNKEELHKVIAWLTGFDNKKIEELIVEKVTFEIFFDKAKLNPKADLIKGVICGYRIEEIEHLLTKKVRYLDKLVDELANGKKMEKILRT, from the coding sequence ATGCAGATAACCCCTGAACATATTGAACGTATAACAAAAATGACTTTTGCTTCTGTATATCCACTTTATGTTAACAAAGTTGAGAGAAAAGGACGGAATAAAGAAGAGCTGCATAAAGTCATTGCATGGCTTACAGGGTTTGATAACAAAAAAATAGAAGAACTTATTGTAGAAAAAGTTACTTTTGAAATATTTTTTGACAAAGCAAAATTGAACCCAAAAGCAGATTTAATTAAAGGTGTAATCTGTGGTTATAGAATAGAAGAAATTGAACATCTTCTAACAAAAAAAGTTAGGTATCTTGATAAATTAGTTGATGAATTAGCAAATGGAAAAAAGATGGAGAAAATATTAAGAACATGA
- a CDS encoding alpha/beta hydrolase: protein MHQSLNYNIIGKGPPILLIHGIPSTASLWGPLISLLSDKFTFVSINLPGFGGSPKLNINPQNSLQDIANLSVKIMIENGFEKFHLIGHSFGGAVATTLSYVYPENIVSLILSCPFTPNTQVPFNFGMSNTFFKISNSIWNKLNNYSRNKLTELGVKRAYGLGYLKERADVISQEICDEFLLENIYSLLSNFNKNLLEQAYNSLSEKNFKITIIGADNDKVIPYKNFIEIQKKLLNSNAITIKNCGHTPMWQYSELFAQIINSHINDI, encoded by the coding sequence GTGCATCAAAGTTTAAATTATAACATTATTGGTAAAGGTCCGCCTATATTACTAATTCATGGAATACCTTCAACTGCATCACTCTGGGGACCCCTTATATCTTTACTTTCTGATAAATTTACATTTGTATCTATTAATCTTCCAGGCTTTGGTGGTTCTCCTAAATTAAATATTAATCCCCAAAATTCTTTACAAGATATTGCTAATTTATCTGTTAAGATTATGATTGAAAATGGATTTGAAAAGTTCCACTTGATAGGTCATTCATTTGGTGGTGCAGTTGCAACAACATTATCTTATGTTTACCCAGAAAATATAGTTTCTCTTATTCTATCATGTCCATTTACACCTAATACTCAAGTGCCATTTAATTTTGGAATGAGTAATACTTTCTTTAAAATATCTAATAGTATTTGGAATAAATTAAACAACTATTCAAGAAATAAATTAACTGAACTAGGTGTTAAAAGAGCTTATGGGTTAGGGTATTTGAAAGAACGTGCAGATGTTATTTCACAAGAAATTTGTGATGAATTTTTGTTAGAAAATATTTATAGTCTATTGAGTAATTTTAATAAAAATTTATTAGAACAAGCCTATAATAGTTTATCCGAGAAAAATTTCAAGATAACTATTATTGGGGCGGATAACGACAAAGTAATTCCTTACAAAAACTTCATTGAGATTCAAAAAAAATTGCTTAATTCAAATGCTATTACAATTAAAAATTGTGGGCATACTCCAATGTGGCAATACTCAGAATTATTTGCACAGATTATAAATTCACATATTAATGACATTTAA